The following proteins come from a genomic window of Aspergillus oryzae RIB40 DNA, chromosome 4:
- a CDS encoding aldehyde dehydrogenase (NAD-dependent aldehyde dehydrogenases), whose product MSAPIPHVSNWINGAYTTATTQVITVLNPATETPIATIDSTPQETVTTIVADSVQTFHKGPWSKTEPSDRFTVLSTAARLLRTRLPEFIELETRQTGRPIREMQTQLFRVPEWLEYFASLARVHEGRVTPFKGPVVNTLTRLPLGVVAQITPYNHPLLIATKKIAAALAAGNVVIVKPSELAPLSVLKLGPLFQEAGLPDGVLQIMSGHGFETGKFLCESPLLAKIDLTGGLGTYRAVAPVAARNMVPVTAELGGKAPVCLFPSLEVERAVQAALFAGFIASGQTCVTGSRLLVHRDIYGAFRELLEKRVRGLRVGDPMDGRTQIGTVISKAAVERCAAFVDRAVQEGGNVLCGGRSTTGPDGKGFFFEPTIIEVRADSHIACNEVFGPVIALIECESEEEIVSIANSTPFALGASVWTNDFNQAHRVAEKIDAGIVWINGHHLNDPSSPWGGFKESGIGKENGLEAYESYTKVKSTLINYGVAPVWFDDEATNARYG is encoded by the coding sequence ATGTCAGCCCCCATCCCTCATGTATCAAACTGGATCAACGGCGCCTACACAACGGCAACCACCCAAGTAATCACAGTCCTCAACCCCGCGACCGAAACACCCATCGCGACAATCGACTCCACACCCCAAGAAACAGTCACCACCATCGTCGCAGACTCAGTCCAAACCTTCCACAAAGGACCATGGTCCAAAACCGAGCCCTCAGACCGCTTCACAGTcctctccaccgccgccCGACTTCTTCGCACGCGTCTACCCGAATTCATCGAGCTCGAAACCCGCCAAACCGGCCGTCCCATCCGCGAGATGCAAACCCAATTATTTCGCGTCCCTGAATGGCTCGAATACTTCGCCTCGCTGGCCCGCGTTCACGAAGGCCGAGTAACACCCTTCAAGGGCCCCGTCGTGAACACCCTCACCCGTCTCCCACTCGGTGTCGTCGCGCAGATCACGCCGTACAATCATCCATTGCTAATCGCGACGAAGAAAATCGCCGCAGCCCTGGCAGCCGGAAACGTTGTGATTGTAAAACCGAGCGAGCTTGCACCCTTATCCGTCTTGAAACTGGGTCCCCTCTTTCAAGAGGCAGGGTTACCTGACGGCGTCCTGCAAATTATGTCCGGACATGGGTTCGAGACGGGAAAGTTCCTCTGCGAGTCGCCGCTGTTAGCTAAGATCGATCTTACAGGGGGATTGGGGACATATCGGGCCGTCGCGCCCGTTGCAGCACGGAATATGGTCCCCGTTACGGCGGAGTTGGGTGGTAAGGCGCCTGTTTGTCTGTTTCCGAgtttggaggttgagagggCGGTTCAGGCAGCGTTGTTCGCGGGGTTTATTGCTAGTGGACAGACGTGTGTGACTGGGAGTCGATTGTTGGTTCATCGAGACATTTATGGGGCGTTTCGAGAgttattggagaagagggttAGGGGGTTGAGGGTAGGAGATCCGATGGATGGACGGACGCAGATTGGGACGGTTATCTCGaaggcggcggtggagagaTGTGCTGCTTTTGTGGATCGTGCGGTGCAGGAGGGTGGGAATGTGCTTTGTGGTGGGCGTTCGACGACGGGACCAGATGGGAAGGGGTTCTTCTTTGAACCTACGATTATTGAAGTTAGAGCGGATTCGCATATCGCGTGTAATGAGGTGTTTGGACCGGTTATTGCGCTGATTGAGTGTGAatctgaggaggagattgtTTCTATTGCGAATAGTACGCCGTTTGCGCTTGGGGCCTCGGTTTGGACAAATGACTTTAATCAGGCGCATCGCgttgcggagaagattgatgcGGGCATTGTGTGGATTAATGGTCATCATCTGAATGATCCGTCGTCGCCGTGGGGTGGGTTCAAGGAGAGTGGaattgggaaagaaaatggccTGGAGGCGTATGAGAGTTATACCAAGGTCAAAAGCACGCTTATTAACTATGGGGTTGCCCCTGTGtggtttgatgatgaggctACCAATGCACGATATGGATAG
- a CDS encoding uncharacterized protein (imidazolonepropionase and related amidohydrolases) encodes MTTKGALLATELNHQEYVQRSRLRRLRRWRRLLWPLLLIAALVILIQRESSVNIVPYPRYSTESDLFNEGMNKCYEARSRSQSHNKATSESRVNHRWNPVSGHKGDIVIQNATLFDGELTRNGTFNIHFSSGVIRSVSPTHLDHPIPEGTHIINVHGRFITPGLVDMHSHHLLLPFPQLPATDDVNERPLLGPITPFVRAIDGFKPHDPTIKIIASGGVTSSLVLPGSANIVGGEAYMVKNLPLSGAAGEPVVEELLLEYGLPENNRQRYLKMACGENPKRVYGNTRLGLTWLLRKQLEEARDLHERQSAWCRVAFDVEETSFAKTHHVKTFIRNHGKRPDSFELETLVALIRGELNVNVHCYEPEDFERMLSVLHEFGVHPQAFHHALEAWQVPELLKNLEEKCSVQGRGIWCKSKRTQNPGRPRGQGCPKIGTKPLFLILLGSRKTSLCRQLHPFLLSRCSRTTELDMFGLDTMQIWLSGMITRYKSGRHPLRSSSMVALSWATVTPWNCLSTTPAL; translated from the exons ATGACTACCAAGGGTGCTCTTCTTGCCACAGAGTTAAACCACCAGGAATATGTACAGCGGTCAAGACTCCGCCGCTTGCGACGATGGCGGCGACTCCTTTGGCCCCTTCTCCTTATCGCAGCGCTTGTGATCCTGATTCAACGGGAATCAAGCGTCAATATCGTTCCTTATCCGCGGTACTCAACCGAGTCAGATCTGTTTAATGAAGGTATGAACAAATGTTATGAAGCTCGGAGTCGGAGCCAAAGTCATAATAAAGCCACCTCGGAAAGCAGGGTGAATCACCGGTGGAATCCAGTCTCCGGTCATAAAGGAGACATTGTTATCCAGAATGCCACTCTCTTTGACGGAGAGTTGACTCGCAATGGGACATTTAATATTCATTTTTCGTCTGGGGTGATCCGATCTGTGTCTCCCACTCACTTGGACCATCCTATTCCCGAGGGTACTCATATTATCAACGTACACGGGAGATTCATCACCCCTGGGCTGGTGGACATGCATTCCCACCATTTATTGCTTCCATTCCCCCAGCTTCCAGCTACCGATGATGTCAATGAGCGGCCGCTGCTGGGTCCCATCACTCCCTTCGTGCGCGCCATAGATGGTTTCAAGCCACACGATCCTACCATTAAAATCATTGCCTCTGGCGGCGTTACTTCGTCACTCGTTCTACCTGGTTCCGCAAATATTGTCGGTGGCGAGGCATACATGGTTAAGAACCTACCATTATCTGGAGCAGCCGGGGAGCCCGTGGTGGAGGAGTTACTCTTGGAATACGGTCTTCCCGAAAATAATCGGCAGCGATACCTCAAAATGGCCTGTGGTGAGAACCCGAAGAGAGTGTACGGGAACACCAGGCTTGGTCTTACCTGGCTTTTGCGTAAACAGTTGGAGGAGGCACGAGACTTACATGAACGGCAGTCTGCCTGGTGCCGAGTGGCATTTGATGTCGAGGAGACCAGCTTCGCTAAAACACATCACGTTAAAACTTTCATCAGGAACCATGGAAAGCGGCCGGACTCTTTCGAACTTGAAACTTTAGTTGCGCTTATCAGAGGCGAGCTTAATGTGAATGTACATTGCTATGAGCCAGAGGATTTTGAGCGCATGCTCTCTGTGCTCCATGAGTTTGGGGTTCATCCACAGGCTTTCCATCACGCACTGGAGGCATGGCAGGTTCCAGAGCTTTTGAAGAACCTCGAGGA AAAATGCTCTGTTCAAGGCCGAGGCATATGGTGCAAATCTAAGAGGACCCAAAATCCTGGACGACCACGGGGTCAAGGTTGCCCTAAAATCG GTACCAAGCCGCTGTTTCTCATTCTTTTGGGCTCTCGGAAGACAAGTCTCTGCAGGCAGTTACATCCATTCCTGCTCAGTCGGTGCAGCAGGACCACAGAATTGGATATGTTCGGCCTGGATACGATGCAGATCTGGTTATCTGGGATGATCACCCGCTACAAGTCGGGGCGACACCCCTTGAGGTCTTCATCGATGGTCGCGCTGTCTTGGGCAACAGTGACGCCCTGGAACTGCTTATCCACAACTCCAGCTCTGTAG
- a CDS encoding uncharacterized protein (predicted protein), with protein MNKRAFILPTMILDNGIWKDDVALHLTVGQSAKGDDTQTVASGVERVRQILQAGQESGQGSTSIYVQAANGSIPVVVRAYNEDDISQLVLIKRDFPSVKLVIYGGHGAVSVAKHLAEANIPVILTGNRGAPTNWEKKDVLTGPPLTESPAKILTDAGVLLGLGVSSDSKVHGLAQEARWAGKFAGLSDREAIALVSTNIEAILGIGSKRTANGGEDSQRYRGDFVVWEGDPLRGEGSVVVSVQDGEKIADCWPDTSNVIL; from the exons ATGAACAAAAGAGCATTCATTTTGCCAA CCATGATTCTGGACAACGGGATTTGGAAGGATGATGTTGCACTCCATCTCACGGTTGGACAATCTGCTAAAG GTGATGACACACAAACTGTAGCGTCTGGGGTTGAGCGTGTGCGCCAAATACTACAGGCGGGTCAGGAAAGTGGACAAGGAAGTACCAGCATATATGTGCAGGCTGCCAATGGCTCAATCCCCGTAGTCGTTCGAGCATATAACGAG GATGACATTTCTCAGTTGGTTCTGATTAAGCGTGATTTCCCTTCAGTCAAGCTTGTTATCTATGGCGGCCATGGCGCAGTCTCG GTCGCCAAGCACCTCGCTGAAGCAAACATACCCGTAATTCTGACCGGTAATCGCGGTGCGCCTACTAactgggaaaagaaagatgttCTCACAGGACCGCCATTAACTGAGAGCCCAGCAAAGATCTTGACCGATGCAGGTGTACTACTGGGCTTAGGCGTAAGCAGTGACTCTAAAGTCCATGGTCTGGCACAGGAGGCACGGTGGGCTGGTAAGTTCGCAGGGCTGAGTGACAGGGAAGCTATTGCCCTCGTATCGACCAATATCGAGGCTATCTTAGGCATTGGATCAAAGAGGACGGCCAATGGTGGTGAGGACTCACAAAGGTACAGGGGCGACTTTGTCGTGTGGGAAGGTGATCCGTTGAGAGGAGAGGGTTCAGTTGTTGTGTCTGTTCAGGACGGTGAGAAAATTGCTGACTGCTGGCCAGACACTAGCAATGTCATTTTGTAA
- a CDS encoding uncharacterized protein (predicted protein): MAPPRKALIAITSAHAPLYPDGKETGLFITEALHPFNVFKKAGFEVDLVSETGTYQPDWLSQQKDWLPDEDRAVWEDHSSEFRSKLDKLLKPSDIKADNYGLFFASAGHASLIDYPDAKGLQSIAAKVYTDGGIVSAVYGVPSITPSNDGDTILITSHSCHGGAIFPGIIDPSTGKSVISGRKVTGFTTRGEEEEGVLDTIKSWKRPTIEASAADSGATYVSPAGPWDAFTITDGPIVTGANPASAHVTAEAAVKAFDAL, from the exons ATGGCACCCCCACGCAAGGCCTTGATTGCTATCACTTCCGCTCATGCGCCGCTCTACCCAGACGGCAAGGAGACAG GTCTATTCATCACTGAGGCccttcatccattcaatgtcttcaaaaAAGCAGGCTTCGAGGTCGACCTCGTCTCCGAGACTGGTACTTACCAACCGGATTGGTTGTCTCAGCAGAAAGACTGGCTTCCAGACGAGGATCGTGCCGTCTGGGAAGATCACTCGAGTGAATTCCGTTCCAAGCTTGATAAATTGCTGAAGCCAAGCGACATCAAAGCGGATAAC TAcggccttttcttcgcttccgCTGGCCATGCGTCGCTGATTGATTACCCTGATGCCAAGGGTCTGCAGTCAATTGCTGCTAAGGTGTATACTGACGGTGGCATTGTATCTGCTGTGTATGGAGTTCCTTCTATTACCCCCTCAAATGACGGTGACACTATACTAATTACATCCCACAGTTGCCATGGAGGAGCCATCTTCCCCGGCATTATTGACCCCTCCACCGGAAAGTCTGTCATTTCCGGTCGCAAGGTAACTGGCTTCACCACCcgtggtgaagaggaagaaggtgtcCTGGACACCATTaagagctggaaaagacCTACCATTGAGGCTTCTGCAGCTGACTCTGGAGCAACCT ATGTCTCTCCCGCTGGACCTTGGGATGCTTTCACCATCACGGACGGACCTATTGTCACCGGTGCGAACCCTGCCAGTGCTCATGTTACTGCTGAGGCTGCGGTCAAGGCTTTTGATGCGCTTTAA
- a CDS encoding CVNH domain-containing protein (predicted protein) has translation MSFHQSCDLIRIEVRGDHTVLLAAAKNGDGDETVPAEIVLDEQIGNGDGWFVRGGENFTETAHEIELEFREDGPWLTAFLTEVDGEDRERQGINLADHIGNDCGRLVWAQPQRGVPHRQHRKIAVINGTRPVFSRMQDAVSRLSLC, from the exons ATGTCTTTCCATCAATCTTGCGACCTCATCCGGATCGAAGTCCGTGGCGATCATACTGTCCTCCTTGCCGCAGCTAAGAatggtgatggggatgaaACAGTTCCCGCGGAGATTGTCCTTGACGAACAGATTGGCAACGGTGATG GTTGGTTCGTTCGCGGGGGTGAGAATTTCACAGAAACCGCTCATGAAATCGAATTGGAGTTCCGGGAGGACGGTCCTTGGTTGACTGCATTCCTCACCGAAgtcgatggagaagatagaGAGCGTCAGGGAATTAATCTGGCTGACCATATTGGGAATGACTGTGGCCGACTTGTATGGGCT CAACCCCAGCGGGGTGTTCCCCATCGGCAACATCGTAAGATT GCCGTGATAAATGGAACCCGTCCGGTGTTCTCCCGGATGCAAGATGCTGTTTCCAGATTGTCATTGTGTTGA
- a CDS encoding Zn(II)2Cys6 transcription factor (predicted protein), producing the protein MDPARKRQKVSSACERCRKRKLGCDQQRPCQLCLRAGATCVPRGELVARASPTSPIAAPVEQRRAPGERQNAPVRPNDRQTAVLPELNIVDLSTRMFLRDEQHQTLGYDTSALPGGKKTYSPLLSSPIPWRDGIGIQLPPLQILDELVTQFFDSVDWFMMVCSVLVILLAVLFTTCPTGLMSFGQVFHEGSFRQRYASLITSAYVAGPDNNFLWLLMLVLALGAHYSSLREPLDEHHRNLSVLSETLLTQIEYRFLQIIGCPNVEAVQVCVLLGSFHLFNGRPTVGMGVLGSGIKIAQVIGLHREAMWHNLSEVARESRRRSWWALEVFDKYAAVAFGRPCSIDDSDCKIGMVTDVGEISPRQGPLLTYHQWKFRLYRIMGPFLGRRLQSNRLETVRAIHGQLVAWERELPDSLRLEKYGESGSSGDAPLIQLAALALQLTYDNLRIILHRSVAFGDIGHEVGLAGRVVETESTAFSRQQLLESALRTSELYRYSHLLQASRRTHAVMHIGICLFTSGVVLCALSLMEPLSITSQKAKAGIMQIIRLQKESVSNQHVLSLQSVRILEDLVNVVMQAEQRTILGGPIPASISQPKGRAKRVADNEYTGISQSQTNMNENSGGANTTTQASLTPLQEVESGLADASQLWLWSDNLGYQSFAELEPEGN; encoded by the exons ATGGACCCGGCCAGAAAGCGCCAGAAAGTTTCATCCGCCTGTGAGAGATGTCGAAAACGAAAACTAGGG TGTGATCAACAGCGTCCGTGCCAGTTATGTCTCCGAGCCGGCGCAACATGTGTCCCGCGCGGGGAGCTTGTGGCTCGAGCATCTCCGACGAGTCCAATCGCTGCACCAGTAGAGCAAAGGAGAGCTCCTGGTGAACGACAAAATGCTCCCGTTCGTCCGAACGATCGACAAACTGCAGTTCTCCCGGAGCTGAATATTGTCGACCTGAGTACCCGG ATGTTTCTGCGCGATGAACAACATCAAACACTGGGGTACGATACCTCCGCCTTGCCCGGCGGCAAGAAGACATACAGCCCGCTCCTCTCCAGTCCGATACCATGGAGAGATGGAATTGGTATCCAGCTACCTCCACTGCAAATCCTGGATGAACTCGTTACCCAGTTTTTCGACTCCGTGGATTGGTTTATGATGGTATGTTCCGTTCTTGTGATATTGTTAGCTGTCCTCTTTACCACGTGTCCCACTGGTCTGATGTCATTCGGTCAGGTATTCCACGAAGGGAGCTTTCGACAGCGATACGCGAGTCTCATTACTTCAGCGTATGTTGCTGGACCCGATAATAACTTTCTCTGGCTTCTGATGCTGGTTCTCGCTCTCGGCGCTCACTATTCGTCACTTCGTGAGCCTCTCGATGAGCATCATCGGAACCTATCAGTTCTGTCCGAGACGCTTCTCACCCAGATAGAATACAGATTCTTGCAAATCATTGGATGTCCGAATGTAGAAGCTGTGCAGGTTTGCGTTCTCCTGGGAAGCTTCCACCTATTCAACGGTCGTCCGACGGTTGGTATGGGTGTCTTAGGCAGTGGCATTAAAATTGCACAGGTCATTGGATTGCATCGTGAAGCAATGTGGCATAATCTTTCTGAAGTCGCGCGGGAGTCGAGAAGACGGTCGTGGTGGGCCTTGGAAGTGTTTGACAA GTATGCAGCTGTGGCCTTTGGGCGGCCATGTAGTATAGACGATTCTGATTGTAAAATTGGTATGGTAACGGACGTGGGGGAAATAAGTCCTCGGCAGGGCCCTCTCCTAACATATCATCAATGGAAATTTAGACTCTATCGCATCATGGGACCCTTCCTAGGGAGACGACTTCAGTCCAATCGGCTCGAAACAGTCAGAGCTATTCATGGTCAGCTAGTCGCATGGGAGAGAGAGTTGCCCGATAGCCTGCGCCTGGAAAAATACGGGGAATCCGGTAGCTCGGGAGATGCACCTTTAATACAGCTGGCAGCGCTTGCTCTTCAGCTTACCTACGATAATCTTCGCATCATCCTTCATCGGAGTGTTGCATTTGGAGACATTGGCCATGAAGTTGGCTTAGCCGGAAGGGTAGTCGAAACCGAAAGCACCGCCTTCTCTCGTCAACAGCTGCTGGAGTCTGCACTACGAACCTCGGAACTGTACCGatattctcatcttctgcaggccTCTCGTAGGACACACGCTGTGATGCATATTGGGATATGCCTGTTTACATCTGGTGTCGTCCTCTGCGCACTCTCCCTCATGGAACCACTGTCCATTACGAGCCAGAAGGCAAAAGCAGGCATCATGCAAATCATCCGGCTACAAAAGGAAAGCGTCTCGAATCAGCATGTTCTATCGCTCCAAAGCGTCAGGATCCTCGAAGATTTGGTCAATGTCGTCATGCAGGCCGAACAACGAACAATTCTTGGTGGCCCGATTCCGGCGTCTATATCACAACCGAAAGGTCGCGCAAAGCGCGTCGCCGATAATGAATATACCGGTATCAGTCAAAGCCAGACTAATATGAACGAAAACTCTGGTGGTGCGAATACGACTACCCAAGCATCCCTTACGCCTCTTCAGGAAG TTGAGTCCGGCCTTGCTGATGCCAGCCAACTGTGGCTCTGGTCGGATAATCTCGGTTATCAGTCGTTTGCTGAACTTG AACCGGAAGGTAACTGA
- a CDS encoding uncharacterized protein (predicted protein), producing MIKMNPLVIDLQRCEPHEHAPEAERGLVWYEITDKASYLPFDLLSGQVKYKACFKDLPMGLQTVIYAPLGLRTQNKWTLEDQDEFQLREDVSMECNMFMAPFVKGTIKASHGPLVDRLIIEAKSPERDLESTVGA from the exons ATGATCAAAATGAATCCCCTGGTCATTGATCTCCAACGATGCGAGCCTCATGAGCATGCCCCAGAGGCCGAGCGTGGCCTTGTCTGGTACGAGATCACCGATAAGGCATCTTATCTGCCATTTGATCTACTGTCAGGACAGGTCAAATATAAAGCTTGTTTTAAGGATCTTCCAATGGGTCTACAGACTGTCATCTACGCTCCCTTGGGGCTAAGGACACAGAATAAGTGGACTCTAGAGGACCAG GATGAATTTCAATTAAGAGAGGATGTTAGTATGGAATGCAACATGTTCATGGCCCCGTTCGTAAAGGGAACAATTAAGGCCTCACACGGTCCTTTGGTAGACCGGCTGATCATTGAAGCCAAGTCACCAGAAAGAGATCTAGAGTCGACTGTGGGGGCCTAG